In Fusibacter sp. A1, a single window of DNA contains:
- a CDS encoding LCP family protein, with protein sequence MKKRFLIFIVAFLVTFVVGASFFVNDSVNILVYGLEGKRSDTMMVVMLDASKDSIHVISVPRDTYNPVEGHNGLGAKKLNAVYGFKEGGGTEGLISSVERITGIRIDHYIEVEYEGVKSVVDLVGGIPVNVPFDMKYSDPTATPPLYIDLKEGEQVLQGDDVIGYLRFRKSSDGKIREGDIQRIDRQQAFLKSAAVKVLSWKLPIVAKNALEYVQTDLTTFDTVKLGLGMIGASQDDLYFHVLPQERIGSGKDGLSYVFHSPEQTEALIQDIHNGVFDKEDPVEE encoded by the coding sequence ATGAAAAAAAGATTTTTAATATTCATAGTGGCTTTTTTAGTCACATTTGTAGTAGGGGCCTCGTTTTTTGTAAATGATTCAGTGAACATACTGGTATATGGGCTAGAGGGAAAAAGAAGCGACACGATGATGGTGGTGATGCTGGACGCATCAAAAGATAGCATTCATGTAATCTCTGTTCCCCGTGACACGTATAATCCTGTCGAAGGCCATAACGGTCTAGGAGCTAAGAAGCTGAATGCGGTCTATGGCTTCAAAGAGGGTGGCGGTACAGAGGGGCTGATCAGTTCTGTTGAAAGAATCACAGGTATCAGGATCGACCACTATATCGAAGTAGAGTACGAGGGTGTCAAATCGGTGGTCGACCTAGTCGGCGGTATTCCCGTGAATGTTCCCTTTGACATGAAGTATTCAGATCCTACAGCGACACCTCCGCTTTATATCGATCTAAAAGAGGGAGAACAGGTCCTTCAGGGAGATGACGTCATCGGCTATTTGAGATTTAGAAAATCAAGTGATGGAAAAATTAGAGAAGGGGATATACAGAGAATCGATAGGCAACAGGCGTTCTTAAAGTCTGCCGCCGTAAAAGTATTATCATGGAAACTTCCGATAGTCGCAAAGAACGCCCTTGAATATGTCCAGACCGATCTGACGACTTTTGACACAGTGAAGCTAGGACTTGGAATGATAGGCGCATCTCAGGATGATTTATACTTCCATGTGCTGCCGCAAGAAAGAATAGGCAGCGGCAAGGACGGTCTTAGTTATGTCTTTCATAGTCCCGAGCAGACTGAGGCGCTGATTCAAGATATTCATAACGGCGTTTTTGATAAAGAAGATCCTGTAGAGGAATAA